In Pseudomonas sp. R76, one genomic interval encodes:
- a CDS encoding fe2+ zn2+ uptake regulation protein, with amino-acid sequence MYNSQLPTDGHTPAAEANFGGGAQAFGKAPEQQGNQRIRHLLKCFGLRTSLIRLKVIDALLTAADNQRTLGVRGVHSHLLELGIPLSFLSVREVLKRLCSEGVITLNADKSYSLHEEAAKVLDSRA; translated from the coding sequence ATGTACAACTCGCAACTGCCCACGGACGGACACACACCTGCCGCCGAGGCCAATTTCGGCGGCGGCGCACAAGCGTTCGGCAAAGCACCCGAACAGCAAGGCAACCAGCGTATTCGCCATTTGCTCAAGTGTTTCGGTTTGCGCACCAGCCTGATTCGGCTGAAGGTCATCGACGCCCTGCTCACCGCTGCCGACAACCAGCGCACCCTGGGCGTACGCGGCGTGCACAGCCATTTGCTGGAGCTGGGCATTCCGTTGTCGTTTCTCAGCGTGCGTGAGGTGCTCAAGCGCCTGTGCAGCGAGGGCGTGATCACCCTCAATGCGGATAAAAGCTACAGCCTCCACGAAGAGGCTGCCAAAGTGCTCGACAGCCGCGCCTGA